One Euphorbia lathyris chromosome 1, ddEupLath1.1, whole genome shotgun sequence DNA segment encodes these proteins:
- the LOC136210998 gene encoding uncharacterized protein, translating into MEGENNSDDDDDRVFENDDLPWIMVGIASGAEDDVYRTRAKGKSATSILNANVTKTYIRGNSSRSKVNPPRVVRGEVHDEDDDKYRVEDDEEEEYKDDEVEDLDEDINLNDELDLRDEDA; encoded by the coding sequence ATGGAGGGAGAGAATAAtagtgatgatgatgatgatcgtGTATTTGAGAATGACGATTTGCCATGGATTATGGTTGGTATAGCTAGTGGAGCGGAAGACGATGTCTACCGTACTAGGGCAAAAGGCAAAAGTGCTACCTCTATCCTAAATGCTAATGTCACAAAGACATACATTAGAGGAAACTCTTCTCGGTCAAAAGTCAATCCTCCTCGAGTTGTTAGAGGTGAAGTCCATGATGAGGATGATGATAAATATCGAgttgaagatgatgaagaagaagaatataaGGATGATGAAGTGGAAGATCTTGATGAGGATATAAATCTTAATGATGAGTTGGATTTGAGGGATGAAGATGCTTGA
- the LOC136205172 gene encoding U1 small nuclear ribonucleoprotein 70 kDa isoform X2 translates to MGDYNDPFMRNQNAAVRGATKGQNRANVLQLKLIGQSHPTGLTSNLLKLFEPRPPLEYKPPPEKRKCPQYTGMAQFVSRFAEPGEPEYAPPVPEVETPAQRRARIHQLRLEKGAEKAAEELQKYDPTNDPNVSGDPYKTLFVARLNYETTENRIKREFESYGPIKRVRLITDKETNKPRGYAFIEYMHTRDMKAAYKQADGRKLDGRRVLVDVERGRTVPNWRPRRLGGGLGTTRVGGEEVNQKYSGREVQPSGGSSRSEEPRVREDRHSEREKSRERGRERDREREREKSRERSHDKPREREHREDRHHRDRDREKDRERERERGRDRDRPRDRDRGRERGRDRDRDRGREHDRERPRDRERDYDAGEVDRGRSHDRESDYDRVESKHEKDRRGEKDYDHTEAEDDHGWYEQSEQGHRRQDADHDPHYDHYDHHRSRGQYDNADVQGNHDRYDQYPDHDRDRYDQMDEDDYHYSRKASGSREREHDYRRSDRSVSREFES, encoded by the exons ATGGGTGATTACAATGACCCCTTCATGCGCAACCAAAACGCGGCCGTCCGTGGTGCCACCAAGGGCCAGAATCGTGCAAACGTTCTCCAGCTCAAACTG ATTGGGCAAAGCCATCCGACTGGGTTGACATCTAATTTGTTGAAGCTCTTTGAGCCTCGACCTCCGCTGGAATATAAACCTCCTCCAGAGAAGAGAAAATGCCCACAATACACTg GCATGGCGCAGTTTGTAAGTCGGTTCGCTGAGCCTGGGGAGCCGGAGTATGCTCCACCAGTCCCGGAGGTTGAAACTCCT GCACAAAGGAGGGCTAGAATTCACCAGTTACGACTGGAGAAGGGAGCAGAAAAGGCTGCTGAAGAACTTCAGAAAT ATGACCCAACTAATGACCCAAATGTTTCTGGAGATCCATACAAGACATTGTTTGTTGCCAGGCTT AATTATGAGACAACAGAGAATAGAATTAAAAGGGAGTTTGAGTCCTATGGACCAATAAAACGG GTCCGACTGATCACTGATAAGGAGACCAACAAACCTAGGGGCTATGCTTTCATCGAATACATGCATACCCGAGACATGAAAG CTGCATATAAGCAAGCTGATGGGAGGAAGCTTGATGGAAGGAGAGTACTAGTGGACGTTGAGCGAGGTAGAACAGTTCCAAATTGGAGGCCTCGTAGACTTGGTGGTGGACTCGGGACCACCCGAGTGGGGGGTGAAGAAGTTAATCAGAAGTATTCTGGGAG AGAGGTACAGCCATCTGGAGGATCATCTCGATCTGAGGAGCCGAGGGTACGGGAAGATCGTCATAGTGAACG GGAAAAATCACGTGAAAGGGGGAGGGAAAGAGATagggagagggagagggagaAATCTCGTGAGCGCTCTCATGACAAACCAAGGGAGCGTGAGCATCGAGAAGACAGGCACCACAGAGATCGTGATAGGGAGAAGGACCGGGAAAGGGAGAGAGAAAGGGGTCGAGATCGGGACCGTCCACGTGATCGTGATAGAGGGCGGGAACGTGGTCGTGATCGTGATAGAGATCGTGGTCGAGAGCATGATCGCGAACGTCCACGAGATAGAGAAAGGGATTATGATGCAGGCGAAGTTGATCGTGGACGTTCACATGATAGAGAATCTGATTATGACCGTGTTGAGTCAAAACATGAAAAGGATCGACGTGGCGAAAAGGACTATGATCATACTGAGGCAGAGGACGACCATGGTTGGTATGAACAATCTGAACAGGGGCATAGGAGGCAAGATGCAGATCATGATCCACATTATGATCACTATGATCATCACAGAAGTAGGGGACAATATGATAATGCAGATGTTCAAGGTAACCATGACCGTTATGATCAATATCCTGACCATGATCGTGATCGTTATGATCAAATGGATGAGGATGATTATCATTATAGCCGCAAAGCATCTGGATCACGAGAAAGAGAACATGATTATCGACGCTCAGATAGGTCAGTTTCCCGGGAGTTTGAAAGCTGA
- the LOC136205172 gene encoding U1 small nuclear ribonucleoprotein 70 kDa isoform X1, translating into MGDYNDPFMRNQNAAVRGATKGQNRANVLQLKLIGQSHPTGLTSNLLKLFEPRPPLEYKPPPEKRKCPQYTGMAQFVSRFAEPGEPEYAPPVPEVETPAQRRARIHQLRLEKGAEKAAEELQKYDPTNDPNVSGDPYKTLFVARLNYETTENRIKREFESYGPIKRVRLITDKETNKPRGYAFIEYMHTRDMKAAYKQADGRKLDGRRVLVDVERGRTVPNWRPRRLGGGLGTTRVGGEEVNQKYSGREVQPSGGSSRSEEPRVREDRHSERDREKSRERGRERDREREREKSRERSHDKPREREHREDRHHRDRDREKDRERERERGRDRDRPRDRDRGRERGRDRDRDRGREHDRERPRDRERDYDAGEVDRGRSHDRESDYDRVESKHEKDRRGEKDYDHTEAEDDHGWYEQSEQGHRRQDADHDPHYDHYDHHRSRGQYDNADVQGNHDRYDQYPDHDRDRYDQMDEDDYHYSRKASGSREREHDYRRSDRSVSREFES; encoded by the exons ATGGGTGATTACAATGACCCCTTCATGCGCAACCAAAACGCGGCCGTCCGTGGTGCCACCAAGGGCCAGAATCGTGCAAACGTTCTCCAGCTCAAACTG ATTGGGCAAAGCCATCCGACTGGGTTGACATCTAATTTGTTGAAGCTCTTTGAGCCTCGACCTCCGCTGGAATATAAACCTCCTCCAGAGAAGAGAAAATGCCCACAATACACTg GCATGGCGCAGTTTGTAAGTCGGTTCGCTGAGCCTGGGGAGCCGGAGTATGCTCCACCAGTCCCGGAGGTTGAAACTCCT GCACAAAGGAGGGCTAGAATTCACCAGTTACGACTGGAGAAGGGAGCAGAAAAGGCTGCTGAAGAACTTCAGAAAT ATGACCCAACTAATGACCCAAATGTTTCTGGAGATCCATACAAGACATTGTTTGTTGCCAGGCTT AATTATGAGACAACAGAGAATAGAATTAAAAGGGAGTTTGAGTCCTATGGACCAATAAAACGG GTCCGACTGATCACTGATAAGGAGACCAACAAACCTAGGGGCTATGCTTTCATCGAATACATGCATACCCGAGACATGAAAG CTGCATATAAGCAAGCTGATGGGAGGAAGCTTGATGGAAGGAGAGTACTAGTGGACGTTGAGCGAGGTAGAACAGTTCCAAATTGGAGGCCTCGTAGACTTGGTGGTGGACTCGGGACCACCCGAGTGGGGGGTGAAGAAGTTAATCAGAAGTATTCTGGGAG AGAGGTACAGCCATCTGGAGGATCATCTCGATCTGAGGAGCCGAGGGTACGGGAAGATCGTCATAGTGAACG GGACAGGGAAAAATCACGTGAAAGGGGGAGGGAAAGAGATagggagagggagagggagaAATCTCGTGAGCGCTCTCATGACAAACCAAGGGAGCGTGAGCATCGAGAAGACAGGCACCACAGAGATCGTGATAGGGAGAAGGACCGGGAAAGGGAGAGAGAAAGGGGTCGAGATCGGGACCGTCCACGTGATCGTGATAGAGGGCGGGAACGTGGTCGTGATCGTGATAGAGATCGTGGTCGAGAGCATGATCGCGAACGTCCACGAGATAGAGAAAGGGATTATGATGCAGGCGAAGTTGATCGTGGACGTTCACATGATAGAGAATCTGATTATGACCGTGTTGAGTCAAAACATGAAAAGGATCGACGTGGCGAAAAGGACTATGATCATACTGAGGCAGAGGACGACCATGGTTGGTATGAACAATCTGAACAGGGGCATAGGAGGCAAGATGCAGATCATGATCCACATTATGATCACTATGATCATCACAGAAGTAGGGGACAATATGATAATGCAGATGTTCAAGGTAACCATGACCGTTATGATCAATATCCTGACCATGATCGTGATCGTTATGATCAAATGGATGAGGATGATTATCATTATAGCCGCAAAGCATCTGGATCACGAGAAAGAGAACATGATTATCGACGCTCAGATAGGTCAGTTTCCCGGGAGTTTGAAAGCTGA